The following proteins are encoded in a genomic region of Portunus trituberculatus isolate SZX2019 chromosome 13, ASM1759143v1, whole genome shotgun sequence:
- the LOC123503264 gene encoding uncharacterized protein LOC123503264 isoform X1: MRVEDMLKLLELWEVLIAEIETRPGICDIQVWEYMDKSIKEKLWPEVCEAVVTDWSNLSPEERNEKEMSKKLQWKLTENGVLALYEQHFKKEVRVQVIFKTHIESTCYLRVSDGQHLSPLVLILNEHVRTKFSVGAIIIIKERQLVPFDEYVDEPQWFMNDYGMHHLYIENYTLLANHTDVPQVLGSLRDKSDYRDNMKTVLSVLTTWIPEDEQLTWEFSSNESLLRQQEERDRLREQGNTFFKQNDFNRAIDFYNVAKVEDPYDCRVWSNCSHAYFKLKDYLLAEVHAIVAMKLNPFYEKAYYRAGQAAIKQRHWWEGEEYAKCGIFICGETKELRQILDDAARIPLNDSGILGSLISDSIDGYVRDQAKTFIHSALESLDLKPNNPKSRGIVREIQEQISKKKHSELRGAFVKEHKKETKKPNKKNKKSGEDMAATAAGATASAAATSTTSAGSKEQKSKGEEEKKHVQDKKEEKNKKSVINIEETLQEGQRLYQSEQFHKAIEMYSKCLASNGLTDTRATVKLSEPYNVQVVQLVIGVCKVQSTRGYIFEGLEIMQTLLGPSSKFSHKPACRYWLAVSFEKICCFKLSQKHAQLCKDALKKSKNIKPIKWPATEQLINWTRCDVLETECNLLLEKLSSSRPSPKAKCRYKNCITTQGIPYAKDEIYLTDPDFKGYLNVICEEDCTVSYHPCCWKAFKEQHDGSVNRMSDKDFLGELCVTPDCTGKISSIQIYDDEGRMKNELAKDKKDRKHMAAPVKQKKKKDKKKEKPQSHKKRTRVESVCEDLATNDDTSPTAAESSSIQNAHTNSNNNSSSNNNDKHKSSQKPQLPIDPESLEKAQVTILKPGAETEEVSPTKSTKKNKKKKVKKPVNQPNLLGDPLEADLCVQSEYIARLRMLRQQRDALEAGECPNLIKPINVTTDTQKPVVLLDPDNPFYLPQHLRDNPEELERVLQEKLTTSSPPGLQQETINTLLDFMYDWLKAEGPMRTSDPRLAEQVAENFPQEARDYVIQCRGITGLLMQSLKFAMIDNIVCVHDDVMKAQEMMCQEVMEKMNQSKYLVRYSDGQKAKRFTHLLDDTKSTCSTTSSSSQRAVSVAESTMSRDSAGTRRHTSRSRNDDPNNNDDSETIASLAPLSKTIVDQFHKFADGVLNPAAPEFEPHISNSEVKSEDDDDDDDDEEEEDEEEDDEGNGQYKRKLFDSEDNRGQWNKGDTEYIENWAAQAGEKAAMMLTDEDEDVELGEDEEEEKEVEEVEEEDEEREAVPEGGEEERIESIQDEEYFEATEEYISQLLEEKEKLADNLQNEQEQNQVLSDKLYQVKSQYKSEVMKLKEQLEELKDQNKELTTEKNAITLQKEAEAKKFKADQSRMNEETKATGSRLQSIERKIERMIDHNNELQAKLVEETELNTQLKEELEKMKNLQESLTSCSRRAREAEVKYLSTKKDLVDANMTETISRLTEEATAMRQLLPGAMEDSALDRTTLARSIVAWDEAIKNLCEQQRIFREEGVRLLGMIHQGRPLSALPVGDLAVPSIPTLSVAPLLSRFQKNHHRPSPTFAVPEVLSMDLPRHSSPGPQGPPLLSGTTQPQPQPPMADLSCKVPLIPNPPAFLLPGPFNGHPLLMQNGGLPPNHASGAIPKGATSAPPGIQHPKTAEMPCQTQPTESPGQLFVGQLPWDYSEADVKNLFSQFGEVVSVNIFDKGCNADGRPVPKYGFITFRNVDDCNKALSARPIYVRNHMLNVQAKEAKKPTKPASVPAAGGGGGVVGGGAGVGGAGGGGGLTGIINELDATNGTKLSAYGLTGITVEANKSAALHHHTLPTSPTLHHHQPPPPPTSQSVTKPKFQAVIKLREGLAECQSGTTHAKLLPTNNTVGGIVAPPPKLVRPQPKTVPNASKLGGQASASKEEMVMPSKPSYTRLIEICKQHFGKEFSSPDICIALKVVRAQNNNSLSGLNTEKIVERVRQHLRSRRPSAGAATVAPWAGLTQGVGVKTEPEWQGPSKEEVVKEEQCSICLEPLNTSPNQTLACFHTFHALCINDWIKIQSNCPNCRKFALMPDEYPTLSHN; this comes from the exons ATGAGAGTGGAAGACATGCTGAAATTGCTTGAGCTTTGGGAAGTATTGATTGCAGAGATCGAGACAAGACCAGGAATCTGTGACATCCAGGTGTGGGAatacatggataagagtattaaagaaaaattgtggcCAGAGGTGTGTGAGGCTGTGGTCACCGACTGGAGTAATCTTTCGcctgaagaaagaaatgagaaag AAATGAGTAAGAAATTGCAGTGGAAGTTGACAGAAAATGGAGTGCTTGCCCTCTATGAACAGCATTTCAAGAAGGAGGTCAGAGTTCAA GTGATCTTCAAGACCCACATTGAGTCCACCTGTTACCTGCGAGTATCTGACGGCCAGCACCTCTCACCTCTTGTTCTTATATTGAATGAACATGTGCGCACCAAATTCAGCGTTGGGgcaatcattattatcaaggag AGACAACTGGTTCCCTTCGATGAGTATGTTGATGAGCCTCAGTGGTTCATGAATGACTATGGCATGCACCACCTTTATATTGAAAACTACACCCTGTTGGCCAATCACACTGACGTTCCACAAGTCCTGGGTTCTCTCCGCGATAAGAGTGACTACCGTGACAATATGAAAACTGTGCTGTCTGTTTTG ACCACGTGGATTCCTGAGGACGAACAGCTGACATGG GAATTTAGCTCAAATGAAAGCCTTttgaggcagcaggaggaaagaGACCGTTTAAGAGAACAAGGCAATACCTTTTTCAAACAAAATGACTTCAACAGGGCTATTGACTTCTATAATGTGG CTAAGGTTGAGGATCCCTATGACTGTCGGGTGTGGTCCAACTGCAGTCATGCTTACTTCAAGCTGAAGGATTATTTGCTGGCAGAGGTGCACGCCATCGTGGCAATGAAGCTCAACCCATTCTATGAAAAG GCCTATTACCGAGCAGGACAAGCAGCAATCAAGCAGAGGCAttggtgggagggggaggagtatGCTAAGTGTGGTATCTTTATCTGTGGCGAGACCAAGGAACTGCGGCAGATCCTGGACGACGCAGCAAGGATCCCCCTCAACGACAGTG gtatatTAGGCTCCCTCATCTCAGACAGCATCGATGGCTATGTAAGGGACCAAGCCAAGACCTTCATCCACAGCGCCTTGGAATCCTTGGACTTAAAACCAAATAACCCA aaAAGCCGTGGTATTGTCAGGGAGATACAAGAACAAATCTCGAAGAAGAAACACTCTGAATTAAG AGGTGCTTTTGTAAAGGAACATAAGAAGGAAACCAAGAAgcctaacaaaaaaaataaaaagtctgGTGAGGATatggcagcaacagcagctggtgcaacagcatcagcagcagcaacatcaacaacatcagcagGCTCTAAAGAACAGAAGAgtaagggtgaggaggagaaaaaacatgTCCAG gataaaaaagaagaaaaaaataagaaatcagTAATTAATATTGAAGAAACTTTACAAGAAGGACAAAG GTTATATCAATCTGAACAGTTTCACAAAGCAATTGAAATGTATAGCAAATGTTTAGCTTCCAATGGTCTGACAGATACCAGGGCTACT gTGAAGCTCAGTGAGCCTTACAACGTGCAGGTGGTCCAGCTTGTTATAGGTGTGTGCAAGGTGCAGTCCACTCGAGGGTATATATTTGAGGGCTTGGAGATTATGCAGACCCTCCTGGGGCCGAGCAGCAAGTTCTCCCACAAGCCAGCCTGCCGCTACTGGCTGGCTGTCTCCTTTGAAAAAATATGCTG tTTTAAATTGTCCCAAAAGCATGCCCAGTTATGTAAAGATGCCCTAAAGAAATCCAAAAACATCAAGCCTATCAAGTGGCCCGCTACAGAACAGCTCATTAATTGGACACGCTGTGATGTATTAGAG ACTGAATGTAATTTACTGTTGGAGAAGCTTTCCTCATCTAGACCTTCCCCTAAGGCCAAATGTCGCTACAAAAACTGTATTACAACCCAAGGCATTCCTTACGCCAAAGACGAGATTTATTTGAC GGACCCAGACTTCAAAGGGTATTTAAATGTAATATGTGAGGAGGACTGTACTGTGAGTTACCACCCATGCTGCTGGAAGGCTTTTAAGGAGCAGCATGATGGCAGCGTCAACAGAATGTCCGACAAG GACTTTTTAGGTGAGTTGTGTGTGACCCCAGACTGTACAGGCAAGATTTCCAGCATTCAAATTTATGATGATGAGGGTCGCATGAAGAATGAATTGGCAAAAGACAAGAAGGACAGGAAACACATGGCAGCTCCTGttaagcagaagaagaaaaa ggacaagaagaaagaaaaaccacaGTCACACAAGAAGCGGACCAGggtggagagtgtgtgtgaggatcTGGCCACCAATGacgat ACATCACCTACCGCTGCAGAGAGTTCTAGTATTCAAAATGCACAcaccaacagtaataataatagtagcagcaataataatgacaagcaCAA GTCCTCTCAAAAGCCCCAGCTACCCATTGACCCTGAGAGCCTGGAGAAAGCCCAAGTCACCATTCTCAAGCCTGGAGCAGAGACCGAGGAAGTGTCACCCACTAAGTCcaccaagaagaacaagaaaaagaaggtcaAAAAGCCTGTTAATCAGCCAAACCTTCTTGGAGACCCTCTTGAGGCTGATTTATGTGTCCA GAGTGAATACATTGCCCGTTTGCGAATGTTACGTCAGCAGAGGGATGCCCTGGAGGCTGGCGAATGCCCTAACCTTATCAAACCCATCAACGTTACCACTGACACCCAAAAACCCGTTGTCCTG CTGGATCCTGACAATCCTTTCTACCTCCCCCAACACCTGCGAGACAACCCTGAGGAGCTGGAGAGAGTGCTGCAGGAGAAGCTCACCACCAGCTCACCACCGGGCCTGCAGCAGGAGACCATCAATACCCTTCTGGA TTTCATGTACGACTGGCTGAAGGCTGAGGGTCCCATGCGCACCAGTGACCCAAGACTGGCTGAACAGGTGGCTGAAAACTTCCCACAAGAGGCTCGAGACTATGTGATACAGTGTAGAGGCATCACCGGTCTTCTCATGCAGTCCCTTAAGTTTGCCATGATTGACAATATTGTATGTGTCCATGATGATGTAATGAAGGCCCAGGAGATGATGTGCCAGGAGGTGATGGAGAAGATGAACCAATCCAAGTATCTGGTTCGGTACAG CGATGGACAAAAGGCAAAACGATTCACACACCTCCTGGACGACACCAAGAGTACCTGCTCAaccacctcctcttcatcccaACGTGCCGTCTCAGTGGCAGAATCAACTATGTCCAGAGACTCGGCAGGCACCAGAAGGCACACCAGCCGCTCCAGAAATGATGAccccaacaacaacgacgatagTGAGACCATTGCATCTCTTGCTCCTCTCTCCAAAACTATCGTGGATCAGTTTCATAAATTTGCT GATGGTGTCCTGAACCCAGCTGCCCCAGAATTTGAGCCTCACATCAGCAACAGTGAGGTGAAGtctgaggatgatgatgatgatgatgatgatgaggaggaggaagacgaggaggaagatgatgaaggaaatgggCAATATAAAAGAAAGCTGTTTGATAGTGAAGACAATAGAGGACAATGGAATAAAG GAGACACTGAATACATAGAGAACTGGGCAGCACAAGCCGGGGAAAAGGCTGCCATGATGCTCACTGATGAAGACGAAGATGttgaactgggagaggatgaggaggaggaaaaggaggtggaggaggtagaggaagaagatgaggagagggaagctgtgccagaaggaggagaggaagagaggatagaaTCCATCCAGGATGAGGAATACTTTGAAGCAACAGAG GAATACATCAGTCAGCtactggaagagaaagagaagctggCAGACAACCTTCAGAATGAGCAGGAGCAGAACCAAGTGTTGAGTGACAAGCTGTACCAGGTGAAGTCACAGTACAAGAGTGAAGTCATGAAGCTCAAAGAACAGCTGGAAGAACTTAAGGATCAAAACAAA GAGCTCACCACAGAGAAGAATGCCATCACGTTGCAAAAAGAGGCAGAAGCGAAGAAGTTCAAGGCTGATCAATCTCGAATGAATGAGGAGACCAAGGCCACTGGGAGCCGTCTACAGTCCATCGAGCGGAAGATTGAGCGTATGATAGACCACAACAATGAACTACAAGCCAAACTAGTGGAGGAAAC AGAGTTGAACACGCAGCTGAAGGAGGAactagagaagatgaagaacttGCAGGAATCCCTCACTAGCTGCTCTCGTCGGGCCCGTGAGGCGGAGGTCAAGTACTTGTCCACAAAGAAGGACCTAGTGGATGCCAACATGACCGA GACCATCTCTCGGCTGACAGAGGAGGCCACTGCCATGAGACAGCTGCTGCCGGGAGCCATGGAGGACAGTGCGCTGGACCGAACCACACTCGCTCGCTCCATTGTGGCGTGGGACGAGGCCATCAAGAACCTTTGTGAGCAGCAGAGGATATTCAGa GAAGAGGGCGTCCGCTTACTGGGGATGATTCATCAAGGGCGACCCCTCAGTGCCCTGCCTGTTGGGGACCTTGCTGTTCCCTCCATCCCGACCCTGAGTGTTGCTCCATTGCTCAGTCGCTTCCAG AAAAACCACCACAGACCTTCACCTACATTTGCTGTCCCTGAAGTATTATCCATGGACCTGCCTAGACACTCCAGCCCAGGTCCGCAGGGTCCACCACTGCTGTCTGGAACCacccaaccacaaccacaaccacccatGGCTGACCTTTCATGTAAAGTGCCTCTCATACCCAACCCTCCAGCCTTCCTTCTGCCGGGGCCATTCAACGGACACCCCTTGTTAATGCAGAATGGTGGCCTTCCTCCTAACCATGCCAGTGGTGCCATACCGAAGGGTGCCACCAGTGCCCCGCCAGGAATCCAACATCCCAAGACTGCAG aaaTGCCATGCCAGACCCAACCGACAGAGTCACCCGGCCAGCTGTTTGTTGGCCAGCTGCCCTGGGACTACTCTGAGGCAGACGTCAAG AACCTGTTCAGTCAGTTTGGTGAGGTGGTGTCCGTGAATATTTTTGATAAAGGCTGTAATGCAGACGGCAGGCCAGTCCCTAAATATGGATTTATCACATTCCGTAATGTGGACGACTGCAATAAGGCTCTCTCTGCGCGG CCCATATATGTACGTAATCATATGCTCAATGTGCAAGCCAAAGAAGCTAAAAAGCCCACAAAACCAGCAAGTGTGCcagcagcaggtggaggaggaggagtagtgggaggaggagcaggagtaggaggggccggaggaggaggaggtctaacCGGCATCATTAACGAGCTGGACGCCACTAACGGCACAAAGTTGTCAGCATACGGACTGACAGGCATCACAGTGGAGGCCAACAAGTCAGctgccctccaccaccacacactgcccACATCAcctacactacaccaccaccaacctcctcctcctcccacctcacaGTCTGTTACCAAACCCAAGTTTCAG GCTGTGATCAAGCTGAGGGAAGGATTAGCTGAGTGCCAGTCAGGGACAACACATGCA AAGCTTCTCCCCACCAACAACACTGTGGGAGGCATTGTTGCTCCTCCCCCCAAACTGGTCCGTCCTCAGCCCAAGACTGTGCCCAATGCATCAAAGCT AGGAGGCCAAGCTAGTGCTTCCAAGGAGGAAATGGTGATGCCCTCGAAGCCTTCATACACCAGGCTTATTGAAATTTGCAAACAGCACTTTGGAAAGGAATTTAGCTC GCCAGACATCTGCATTGCGTTGAAAGTGGTTCGTGCCCAGAACAACAACAGCCTGTCAGGGTTAAATACCGAGAAGATTGTGGAGCGTGTGAGGCAGCATCTGCGTTCCCGTCGACCCAGTGCAGGGGCAGCCACTGTGGCACCATGGGCCGGCCTCACCCAAGGGGTGGGAGTCAAGACCGAACCAGAGTGGCAAGGTCCcagcaaggaggaggtagtgaaaGAGGAACAGTGTTCCATTTGCCTTGAGCCTCTCAATACCAGCCCCAACCAGACTCTGGCGTGCTTCCACACCTTCCATGCTCTCTGCATCAATGACTGGATCAAGATACAGTCCAATTGTCCAAACTGCCGCAAGTTTGCTCTCATGCCTGACGAGTACCCAACCCTCTCCCATAATTAA